The nucleotide window GAGCAGCTTGACCGTGACGGTTTTTTCGACTCCGGTCTCCACTTCCGACAGGTGAAGCGGCATGGTGATCCGTATGTCGGAGCCGGTGCGAGGACCCGTCCCGCCGCTTCTTGCGCCGCCGCCGAACAGGTCGCCAAACCCCGTCATGCCGCCGAGGTCGCGCATGAAGATGTTGAGCGCTTCGGCAAGATCCACGTGGTGGAAGCCGCCGGCGCCGCCGCGAAGCCCCGCCTCACCGTAGCGATCGTACGCCGAGCGCTTGGTCGAATCGCGCAGGACGTCGTACGCCTCGGTGATTTCCTTGAATTTTTCTTCCGCCTCCCGCGAGCCATTGTTGCGGTCGGGGTGAAACGTCATCGCGAGCTTGCGATACGCTTTCTTTATCTCGTCATCCGAAGCGGTCCGGGGAACACCAAGGGTGTTGTAGAAATCGGCCATCTTGTGTTGTGCTATTCCAGTAGGTCAGTGAGGAGTCGCGAGGTGTGCGTCACGAGCGAGATCACCTTGTCGTATGGCATTCGCGTCGGACCGATCACACCGATGACTCCGGCCACCGCGCCCGAGCGATACTGCGCGGTCACGATGGTGAAATTCTCGAGCTTCGGATCGCGGTGCTCGTTTCCGATACTTATGGTAATGCCGGGCATGTCGCTGCGCTGCCTCAGCAGATCCGCCAGATGCTCGTGCGTCTCGGTGAGCGCGACGAGCTTCCGCATGTTGTCCACGGTCGCGAACTCGGGCTGCCCAGCGAGCAGCGAAGGCTGGCCGAGCATCACCGTGTCATCCCGCTGGATCGCGGAATCGAACAGCTGCTCGCCCTCCTCGATGAACACGTTGAGCAGCTCGGCGGCATCGGGCGTCGGCCCGGAGTCGCGGAGCCGCTCGCTGACCGTCGTCCGGATCTCGCGAAGCGTGAGACCGCCGATCCGGTCGTTGAGAACACGCGTGACTTCAGCAATGGCGGAGTCGGCGATCTCGCCCCGTGCCTCGACGAAGATCGTCCGCATGGCCCCGCCGGTCAACGTCAGCGCCACGAGCAGGCGCTCCGTCGAGAGCCGTACGAGATCGAGACGCTCCAGCACGCTGTTGTCGAAGCGCGGTCCAAGCGCGACGCCAAGCTCCTGCGCGATAACGCCGAGACTCTGCGCGGCGCGGCGCAGGATCGCGTCGACGGCAGATCCGCCGGTGGATATCTGCGTGCTGAGCTGCTGTTGCTCCCGAAGAGGAATGGTCGGCACCGGGTGCAGCGAATCCACGTAGATGCGGTAGGCGACGTCGGTGGGAACACGTCCCGCGGAAGTATGAGGATGAAAGAGCAGACCCTTGTCCTCGAGGTGGCTCATCGTGTTCCGGATGGTCGCCGGCGAGACGCCAAGTCCGAACCGGCGCGCGATGGCGCTCGAGCCGGCGGGCTGGGCGGTCTCTACATACGACAGGATGACCGCCTCGAGTACCCGACGTTCTCTCTCGGTCAGCTCGGGGAACGGCATGACTCCAAACGTATCGAGATTTTCAAAGACCTGTCAACCCGGCGGCGAGCGAGTCGAGGCGAAGCCAGCCCTCGGGGGTGAGAACGACCGTGCCCTCATTGATTCTCGCCCAGCCGGCATCGCTCCAACGGCGCGCATGCTCGAGCTCGGCGGTGGAAGTGGCCAGTCCACCAGTCGTGCGCAACCCGAGATATACTCGTTCGGCGTCACGGCTCTCGGGACCCAGGTGCTCGGAGCCACCAACAGGGCTGCGTCCGTCGCGGAGCCGCGCGACCCATTCGGCGTAAGGCGCAACGTTCCAGCTTCGCGTCGCTCCATCGAATGAATGAGCGGACGGGCCGACACCCAGATAGTGCGCGCCTGACCAGTATGCCGAGTTGTGTCGCGACTCCTTTCCGGGTCGCGCGAAATTGGACACCTCGTAGTGCGTGAAGCCGGCCGCGGTCGCCATTTGGTCGGCGAGGAGGAACTCATCGGCGTACAGATCTTCCGACGCCTGGCGCACGGCTCCGCGCGCTTCCCAACGGGCGAGCGGAGTATGGCTCTCGACGGTCAACCCGTAGAGCGAGATATGGTCGGGCTCGAGCTCCAGCACCGATTCGAGGTCGGCGCGCCAGGACCGTCGGAGATGACCGGGGAGCGCGAAGATAAGGTCCACCGACACATTCCGGACTCCGCCCTCCCGAAGCGCACCGACCGCGGCGCGCCCCTGCTCTGCGTCGTGCGTCCGATGCATCCATTTGAGCGCCGTATCATCGAAGCTCTGGACGCCGAGTGATACGCGATTGATTCCCGCGGCGACCCAGGCGGCCGCGTCACCGGCAGCCACATCATCCGGATTGGCTTCGAGAGTCACCTCGGCATCAGCCTGGAGCGTGAATCGCTCACGGATCTGACTCAGCAGCCGCGCGACGCCCTCGGGCCCGAGGCGCGATGGCGTTCCGCCTCCCAGATATACCGTATCGAGCGTGGCCCCTTGAGACAGGGCGTGGTGCCGCCCCAGCTCCGCACGAATGCCATCGAGGAATTCATCAACCGGCACCGTGCGCCGAACGGCGATGGCGAAATCGCAGTACGAGCAGCGCCGGACGCAAAAAGGGACGTGGACGTAGAGGTGGCGGGGCGTCACGTCTCAATATACCCCCCAGAGGCCGACTATCTCCGCCTTACTTCGCCGCTCACGAGACATTCGACCATTCCGCGCAGCTCGAGCGAAGTCACCGCAGCGAGGCACTCGCGCGCGGGAAGTGCGGCACGCGCGGCCAACTCGTCCATCCCGACAACGCCGCCGCCGAGGGCAGACCATACGCGAGCATCGGCCTCGGGGAGCTGGATGGGCTCGGGCTGGGCGGCCGGCGCAGCGCCGACCAGCGCCAAGGCGTCGGCAACGGAGGCGATGACAATCGCTCCGTCGCGGATGAGCTGATTGGTGCCGTCGCTCTGGGGGGAATCGATCTGTCCCGGCACCGCGGCCACCGGCCGCCCGAGCTCGAGAGCATGGTTGGCGGTGTTGAGCGCCCCGCTCTTGTGGCCGGCCTCGATCACGATCGTGACTGTACCGAGGGCGGCGATGATTCGGTTGCGCCTGGGGAACGCGCCCTTGTGTGCCCGCGCTCCCGGCCCGTTTTCCGAAACGAGGAGACCCGATTCGCCGATCACGCGGTGCAGCTCCCGATGGCCAGCGGGATACGGTACGTCCACTCCCGTGCCAAGCACCGCGACCGTCTTTCCACGAGTCTCCAGAGCGGTTCGATGGACGACAGAATCGATCCCGCGGGCCATCCCGCTGACGACCGCGATGCCGGCGCGCACCATTGCGGCGGAGATTGCGCGGGCGGTTCGAACCCCGTATGGCGTGGGCTCGCGGGTGCCGACGATGGAGACCAGGGGGCGCTCCAGGATGGAGACGTCGCCGATCGTGAAAAGCTGCGCCGGCGGTTCCACGAGGTCCGACAACGAGACTGGATAGCCCGCCGATCCGCACCCATACATCACTTTAGGTACCAGCGGTTAAGGCAATGATAGTTCGTCTTTTGCAACTTCCGCCATAATGCTTTGCTTCATCCGAAGCAGCTCCCTCCACCACGCGGCGAGAAGGCCGTCCAGCCCGGTTCTGCCCGCCGCACTCACGGCGAACATCGCGAAGGCATTCTCAGTCTCGATCGGAGGAAGGTAGTCCTCGCCGAACAGATCCATCTTGGTGAACACGACGCAGTGAGGGCGTCGCGCCAGCTCCTGGGAATGCGCGGCGACCTCGTGCCGGAGCTGGTCGTATTCGGCCTGCCAGTCCATCGCATCGATCGGGATGAGGAAGGCGAGAATCCGGGTTCGCTCGATATGCCGCAGGAATTGCAGGCCCAGCCCTTTCCCTTCGTGGGCCCCTTCGATGATGCCGGGAATGTCCGCCACGACGAAGGTCCGGTGGTCGGTGAGCTGAACGACGCCGAGGTTCGGTGTCAGGGTCGTGAAGGGATAATTGGCGATTTTCGGTCGTGCCGCCGAGATGACCGACAGCAGCGTGGACTTGCCGGCATTCGGCTGGCCGACGAGGCCGACATCCGCGATGAGCTTCAGCTCGAGCTCGAGTGTGCGGGCCTCACCCTCCTCCCCCGGCTGCCATTCCCGGGGTGATTGATGCGTGGCGGTCGCGAAGAAGGTGTTGCCCTTCCCGCCGCGCCCGCCCTTGGCGATAATCGCTTCCTGCCCATCCTCGAGAATATCGACGAGAATCTCACCGGACTGAGCGTCGCGGATGATCGTGCCCGGAGGCACCGGAAGCACGACATCGGCGCCCGAGTGTCCGGTCTTGTTCGACCCCATCCCATGCTCGCCGCGCTCGGCCGCCCAGCGATCGCGATACGTGTAGTCGAGGAGAGTCGCAAGATTACTGTCTCCCCGGACGATGATGTCTCCGCCCCGGCCACCATCTCCACCGTCGGGCCCGCCCATGGGAACGCGATGCTCGCGCCGGAAGGACGTGCATCCCGATCCCCCGGTACCAGCTTCGACCTTCACGATCACGCTATCAACGAACATTCCCACTCTCCAGTTGCGGTGGAGGATGCCGCCTCGCCGCGACATGCGACAGGAGTGCGTGATATCTCTCCAACTGCTCTTTGCCCACAAGTGCCTCGAGCGCGTCCAGGGCCGCAGCCACCTCGCCCACAGTCGCGCCACTATTGAGCGCGCCATGAAGA belongs to Gemmatimonadaceae bacterium and includes:
- the obgE gene encoding GTPase ObgE; the encoded protein is MFVDSVIVKVEAGTGGSGCTSFRREHRVPMGGPDGGDGGRGGDIIVRGDSNLATLLDYTYRDRWAAERGEHGMGSNKTGHSGADVVLPVPPGTIIRDAQSGEILVDILEDGQEAIIAKGGRGGKGNTFFATATHQSPREWQPGEEGEARTLELELKLIADVGLVGQPNAGKSTLLSVISAARPKIANYPFTTLTPNLGVVQLTDHRTFVVADIPGIIEGAHEGKGLGLQFLRHIERTRILAFLIPIDAMDWQAEYDQLRHEVAAHSQELARRPHCVVFTKMDLFGEDYLPPIETENAFAMFAVSAAGRTGLDGLLAAWWRELLRMKQSIMAEVAKDELSLP
- the dprA gene encoding DNA-processing protein DprA → MYGCGSAGYPVSLSDLVEPPAQLFTIGDVSILERPLVSIVGTREPTPYGVRTARAISAAMVRAGIAVVSGMARGIDSVVHRTALETRGKTVAVLGTGVDVPYPAGHRELHRVIGESGLLVSENGPGARAHKGAFPRRNRIIAALGTVTIVIEAGHKSGALNTANHALELGRPVAAVPGQIDSPQSDGTNQLIRDGAIVIASVADALALVGAAPAAQPEPIQLPEADARVWSALGGGVVGMDELAARAALPARECLAAVTSLELRGMVECLVSGEVRRR
- the hemW gene encoding radical SAM family heme chaperone HemW, which gives rise to MTPRHLYVHVPFCVRRCSYCDFAIAVRRTVPVDEFLDGIRAELGRHHALSQGATLDTVYLGGGTPSRLGPEGVARLLSQIRERFTLQADAEVTLEANPDDVAAGDAAAWVAAGINRVSLGVQSFDDTALKWMHRTHDAEQGRAAVGALREGGVRNVSVDLIFALPGHLRRSWRADLESVLELEPDHISLYGLTVESHTPLARWEARGAVRQASEDLYADEFLLADQMATAAGFTHYEVSNFARPGKESRHNSAYWSGAHYLGVGPSAHSFDGATRSWNVAPYAEWVARLRDGRSPVGGSEHLGPESRDAERVYLGLRTTGGLATSTAELEHARRWSDAGWARINEGTVVLTPEGWLRLDSLAAGLTGL
- the hrcA gene encoding heat-inducible transcriptional repressor HrcA, whose protein sequence is MPFPELTERERRVLEAVILSYVETAQPAGSSAIARRFGLGVSPATIRNTMSHLEDKGLLFHPHTSAGRVPTDVAYRIYVDSLHPVPTIPLREQQQLSTQISTGGSAVDAILRRAAQSLGVIAQELGVALGPRFDNSVLERLDLVRLSTERLLVALTLTGGAMRTIFVEARGEIADSAIAEVTRVLNDRIGGLTLREIRTTVSERLRDSGPTPDAAELLNVFIEEGEQLFDSAIQRDDTVMLGQPSLLAGQPEFATVDNMRKLVALTETHEHLADLLRQRSDMPGITISIGNEHRDPKLENFTIVTAQYRSGAVAGVIGVIGPTRMPYDKVISLVTHTSRLLTDLLE